A part of Blastocatellia bacterium genomic DNA contains:
- a CDS encoding DUF6345 domain-containing protein, whose translation MMIQKLRLHEILIAFVICAFLISSLPLETTSAGIDDGNPREVGVEWVNSYGGCAGNLGNCDDDAVGFYNRLRSAGWTGNFNWGDSNAWEEDFKKVALGGTDATFIDTVDFAYSCGHGWEYGMVYNSSSGTRDDCYLEFAPWKAREPQWGDLDLDWIVLDHCLTLAYNNGEVFSKMHPSWSDNSQNVMSGVHMILGFDTIAYDTGVRGPYFASLLVGDYFWLFWRQLKIREAWYYATIWSEPSTTRGAYLGQGTTSEDFLPGIGGQGPDPAVNAPLYYSRWTN comes from the coding sequence ATGATGATACAGAAACTACGCTTGCATGAGATACTCATCGCGTTTGTGATTTGCGCGTTTCTTATCAGTTCCTTACCCTTAGAGACCACGTCGGCTGGGATTGACGATGGCAACCCTAGAGAAGTGGGAGTTGAGTGGGTCAATAGCTACGGCGGCTGCGCCGGTAATCTAGGCAATTGCGATGATGATGCCGTCGGCTTCTATAATCGCCTGCGCTCAGCCGGCTGGACGGGCAATTTCAACTGGGGGGATAGTAACGCCTGGGAGGAAGACTTCAAGAAGGTCGCGCTCGGCGGCACTGACGCGACCTTTATTGACACGGTGGACTTCGCCTACTCCTGCGGTCATGGCTGGGAGTACGGGATGGTTTACAATAGTAGTAGTGGCACGCGAGACGACTGCTATCTTGAGTTCGCTCCCTGGAAGGCACGGGAGCCGCAGTGGGGCGATCTCGATCTGGATTGGATCGTCCTGGATCACTGCCTGACACTGGCTTACAACAACGGCGAGGTCTTCTCGAAGATGCATCCCTCCTGGAGTGACAATTCGCAGAATGTCATGAGTGGAGTTCACATGATCCTGGGATTCGATACGATCGCCTACGACACGGGCGTGCGAGGACCCTACTTCGCCAGCTTGCTGGTGGGAGATTATTTCTGGCTCTTCTGGAGACAACTCAAGATTCGGGAGGCCTGGTACTACGCCACCATCTGGTCGGAGCCCTCAACGACCCGAGGCGCTTATTTGGGCCAAGGGACTACCAGTGAGGATTTCCTGCCGGGCATCGGTGGACAGGGACCCGATCCCGCCGTGAATGCGCCTCTCTATTACTCCAGGTGGACAAACTAG
- a CDS encoding right-handed parallel beta-helix repeat-containing protein, translated as MAAAGAGLIVEGVLRAHRVTFTALAGEWKGIVLKNPDNKERSLIKHCLIEKAQTAILITSSSPDVINNTIRKNQYGLITERTGASPNIVNNLITENQHIGVGCFPNSLAHVTGNTITKNRAGVKMGWSSSLIARNNIMDNELGIDMNFSSPHVVENAITNNSIAIQSQQESAPLVLENVILSNGVNLRNTDLNITVVAQYNWWGTTDQAQITRTLEGKILILPFLSQPPEWFNPGPGLREANKINRRSKKSYRRSGPAADQSRFRDRAYMSWLDGWHKFWHRQPQRATGNSLGQS; from the coding sequence ATGGCAGCGGCAGGGGCGGGGCTCATCGTCGAGGGAGTATTGAGGGCCCATCGGGTGACGTTCACCGCCCTCGCCGGTGAGTGGAAAGGCATCGTCTTGAAGAATCCAGACAACAAAGAGAGATCATTGATCAAGCACTGTTTGATTGAAAAAGCGCAGACCGCGATACTGATCACGAGTTCTTCTCCGGATGTCATCAACAACACTATAAGAAAAAATCAATATGGCCTCATCACCGAGAGGACAGGAGCCTCGCCCAACATCGTCAATAACCTCATTACCGAGAATCAACACATCGGCGTCGGCTGTTTTCCTAATTCGCTGGCGCATGTGACCGGTAACACGATCACAAAAAATCGCGCTGGTGTCAAAATGGGGTGGTCCTCATCGCTCATTGCTCGGAACAACATCATGGACAACGAGCTGGGCATTGACATGAACTTCTCTTCTCCTCACGTCGTTGAGAATGCCATAACGAACAATTCGATTGCCATACAGAGCCAGCAAGAGTCAGCGCCTCTTGTCTTGGAGAACGTCATCCTCAGCAATGGAGTGAACCTGAGGAACACAGATCTCAACATCACGGTTGTCGCGCAATATAATTGGTGGGGGACAACCGATCAAGCGCAAATTACCCGAACCCTGGAGGGTAAAATCCTTATCTTGCCTTTTCTCAGCCAGCCTCCAGAGTGGTTTAACCCCGGTCCTGGTCTTCGAGAAGCCAACAAGATCAACAGGCGATCCAAGAAGTCATATCGAAGATCAGGGCCAGCGGCCGATCAATCACGGTTTAGAGACCGCGCTTATATGAGTTGGCTAGACGGATGGCATAAATTCTGGCACCGCCAGCCCCAGAGGGCCACAGGTAATAGCCTAGGGCAGAGCTGA
- a CDS encoding lactate utilization protein, with translation MSDGDKQGILQSVCEHLAAARRSASTSAHDAEAAQGLQSSLSAFSAAKSICGVDAEAAQGLQSSSSHNDREALLRRFADELTMLGADVLVARNADEAQAYIRDVVRRHHVQRVALSAAPILNSLAVEALLIEEGAEIISLPPEGQSDGLDQYKRQLMTADIGITGADAGLAESGTLVLRTGKAEGRLVSLLPPVHLAIIKADQLLPGVAEFILQSERPPSSSDVIFITGPSRTADIELTLTLGVHGPKQLHVLVLE, from the coding sequence ATGAGTGATGGAGATAAGCAGGGAATTTTACAATCGGTGTGCGAGCACTTGGCGGCTGCTCGACGGAGTGCCTCGACGAGCGCACATGATGCTGAGGCTGCGCAGGGCCTTCAATCATCGTTATCCGCATTCTCGGCAGCAAAAAGCATCTGTGGAGTAGATGCTGAGGCCGCTCAGGGCCTTCAATCATCGTCATCGCACAATGACCGAGAAGCTTTGCTGCGCCGGTTTGCCGATGAACTGACGATGCTGGGCGCGGACGTGCTCGTCGCCCGGAATGCTGACGAAGCTCAGGCGTACATCAGGGATGTCGTCCGGCGTCATCACGTGCAGCGCGTTGCCCTTTCGGCAGCGCCGATACTCAATTCATTAGCGGTAGAAGCCCTCCTGATCGAAGAGGGCGCCGAGATCATCTCGCTGCCTCCAGAAGGACAATCCGATGGACTGGATCAATACAAGCGTCAATTGATGACAGCGGACATCGGCATCACTGGCGCTGATGCGGGCTTGGCCGAAAGCGGCACGTTAGTGTTGCGAACTGGAAAGGCAGAAGGCCGACTCGTCTCGCTGCTGCCGCCGGTTCATCTGGCGATCATCAAAGCTGATCAACTTTTGCCCGGCGTGGCTGAATTCATCCTGCAGAGCGAACGCCCACCGTCCAGCAGCGATGTGATTTTCATCACAGGCCCCAGCCGCACGGCAGACATTGAGTTGACGTTGACGCTCGGCGTGCACGGACCCAAGCAACTGCACGTGTTGGTGCTGGAGTAA
- a CDS encoding LutB/LldF family L-lactate oxidation iron-sulfur protein — protein sequence MQITTERFEENTRVALANRQLQAALQNATIKFMLVRQMAAAHTPDWERLREQAEQIKKQTIEQLDVYLEQFAERVVALGGHVYWARDAEAACRYVVHLAKQRGVTLAVKGKSMMAEEIELNEALERAGVTPVETDLGEYIIQLAHEPPSHIIAPAIHKSKQQVAELFTEKLHIPLTDDIEELTRTARRTLREKFYQAGMGISGVNFAVAETGTIVLVENEGNIRLSTSLPRVHVAIMGLEKVIPRFADLAVFMRLLPRSATGQKMSAYVSFITGPRRPHEPDGPDELHVVIVDNGRSAMLRDPELRRALYCIHCGACLNVCPVYRKVGGHAYGWVYSGPIGAIVTPQLLSLRRASELPFASSLCGACRDACPVRIDFPKLLLALRHQVKENPTAQQIRPPWSERTAMAVWAFAMRSERRYRLATILARWIQKFFVADGTIQRAPLYPFSQWTKHRDLPPLASHSFRERWEAGVRDS from the coding sequence ATGCAGATCACGACCGAGCGATTCGAGGAAAACACGCGCGTGGCGCTGGCCAATCGGCAGTTGCAGGCCGCGCTCCAGAACGCGACGATCAAATTCATGCTAGTACGCCAAATGGCGGCGGCGCACACGCCGGATTGGGAGCGGCTGCGCGAGCAAGCCGAGCAAATCAAAAAACAGACGATTGAGCAATTGGATGTCTACTTGGAGCAGTTTGCTGAACGCGTCGTGGCATTGGGCGGACACGTCTATTGGGCGCGCGACGCTGAAGCAGCGTGCCGCTACGTGGTGCATCTGGCCAAGCAGCGCGGCGTGACGTTGGCCGTCAAAGGCAAGTCCATGATGGCCGAAGAGATTGAACTGAACGAGGCGTTGGAGCGAGCCGGCGTGACGCCAGTGGAAACGGACCTGGGTGAATACATCATCCAGCTCGCCCACGAACCGCCATCGCACATCATCGCGCCGGCGATTCACAAGAGCAAGCAGCAGGTGGCGGAATTATTCACCGAAAAACTCCATATCCCGCTGACCGATGACATCGAAGAGCTAACGCGCACGGCGCGGCGCACGCTGCGAGAAAAATTCTATCAAGCAGGCATGGGCATTTCCGGCGTCAACTTTGCGGTGGCCGAGACAGGCACAATTGTGCTGGTAGAAAATGAAGGCAATATTCGACTGAGCACCTCGTTGCCGCGGGTTCACGTGGCCATTATGGGTCTGGAGAAGGTCATCCCACGATTTGCCGATTTGGCCGTCTTCATGCGATTGTTGCCGCGCAGCGCCACCGGTCAGAAAATGTCGGCCTACGTCTCATTCATCACCGGCCCACGCCGGCCCCATGAGCCAGATGGCCCGGATGAGCTGCATGTCGTGATCGTAGACAATGGGCGTTCGGCGATGCTGCGAGACCCGGAGCTGCGCCGCGCCCTCTACTGTATTCATTGTGGAGCTTGTTTGAACGTCTGCCCGGTCTATCGCAAGGTCGGCGGCCACGCCTACGGATGGGTCTACTCCGGGCCAATTGGCGCGATCGTGACGCCTCAGTTGCTGAGCTTGCGTCGAGCGAGCGAGCTGCCGTTTGCTTCATCACTGTGCGGCGCGTGTCGCGATGCCTGTCCGGTGCGCATTGACTTCCCTAAGCTGCTGCTGGCGCTTCGACATCAGGTGAAGGAAAATCCTACAGCCCAACAGATTCGCCCGCCCTGGTCAGAACGCACGGCAATGGCCGTATGGGCGTTCGCGATGCGGAGTGAGAGGCGGTATCGGCTGGCTACGATCTTGGCTCGCTGGATACAGAAATTTTTTGTCGCCGACGGAACGATTCAGCGGGCGCCCCTCTACCCGTTCTCCCAATGGACCAAACATAGAGACTTGCCGCCACTGGCGTCGCATTCGTTTCGAGAGCGGTGGGAAGCCGGAGTGCGTGATTCGTGA
- a CDS encoding (Fe-S)-binding protein, whose protein sequence is MRVSLFITCLVDSFFPSVGESMVKVLRRLGVTVTFDPRQTCCGQPAFNTGYRQYAHELAKRFLNIFAEADYIVAPSGSCVSMVKHYYGELFKDDPTLTRQAREVGARVYELSDFLVNVLGVEDVGARYHGRVTYHDACHLLRELRIKDEPRRLIRAVRDIEFVEMDNADQCCGFGGTFSVKLADVSGAMAHDKIEGIKRTNADVVVASDSSCLMQLAGVLSRRGLSIKPMHLAELLAMGE, encoded by the coding sequence ATGCGTGTGTCGTTGTTCATCACCTGCTTGGTTGACAGTTTCTTTCCTTCGGTGGGCGAGAGCATGGTCAAGGTGCTGCGCCGACTGGGTGTGACAGTGACGTTCGATCCGCGACAAACCTGCTGTGGCCAACCGGCTTTCAACACCGGCTATCGGCAGTATGCGCACGAGTTGGCGAAGCGGTTCTTGAACATCTTTGCCGAGGCTGACTACATTGTGGCTCCGTCCGGTTCCTGCGTGAGCATGGTCAAGCACTACTACGGCGAGCTGTTCAAAGACGATCCGACGCTGACCCGCCAAGCCCGTGAGGTGGGGGCGCGGGTTTACGAGCTGTCGGACTTCCTCGTCAATGTGCTGGGCGTCGAAGATGTGGGCGCTCGGTATCACGGTCGGGTCACCTATCATGATGCCTGCCACCTGCTCAGAGAACTGCGGATCAAGGATGAGCCACGACGGCTCATTCGGGCGGTGCGCGATATTGAGTTTGTCGAGATGGACAACGCTGATCAATGCTGTGGTTTTGGCGGAACGTTTTCGGTGAAACTGGCCGATGTGTCCGGCGCGATGGCGCACGATAAAATTGAAGGCATCAAGCGCACCAACGCCGACGTGGTGGTCGCCAGTGACAGCAGTTGTCTGATGCAGCTTGCCGGCGTGTTGAGCCGGCGCGGCCTCAGCATCAAGCCCATGCACCTTGCTGAACTGTTGGCAATGGGGGAGTGA
- a CDS encoding alpha/beta fold hydrolase, with product MRHTGFAQSIIRAVVILFCLSSVAVAQTTDATRRDLAVKLIALDAAWERARDSEEARARAVPTITQAVTNFFRNRFAETCSSVAQAIFRLEQEGTPSPERQLADALVIRGPRLLDPTQEAIPRWTLHTAYSTPRARQPLEARWSLLQQDRVVATGVIAPLNVPADFTMPTGGLGQGEYEIELHIVEGATVHRQWREPLSLVPHAAARLRSLEAQLASFQKQVADFEWQSVRHWLQIVSETLAGATPETNYPIGRLLAQAEHAVAQWQQGGRWWQNQPGDHWVSARVNDTIHYFRLFVPATMLSGPRPLVIALHGAGGNEHLFFEGYGLGRVLTEAATRGWYVLAPRAGSQLDHVWAALELAYAHLNVDRSRVLLIGHSMGGFQTFAAALQNPTAFAGIAVYAAGSDASLAPLKDKPVFLAVGAQELALLRATVRNTRDAFNRLEPCCFQYKEYAPCEHLMIVREALPDSLAFLESKIQ from the coding sequence ATGAGACACACCGGATTTGCTCAATCTATCATTCGTGCCGTTGTGATTTTGTTCTGCTTGAGCAGCGTCGCTGTCGCCCAAACCACTGACGCCACGCGGCGTGACTTGGCTGTGAAGTTGATCGCATTGGATGCGGCATGGGAGCGAGCCAGAGACTCCGAAGAAGCCCGCGCGCGGGCTGTGCCAACGATCACACAGGCGGTCACCAATTTTTTCCGCAATCGTTTTGCCGAGACGTGCAGCTCGGTCGCGCAAGCTATTTTCAGACTCGAACAAGAGGGCACGCCATCGCCGGAGCGACAACTGGCCGACGCGCTCGTGATTCGCGGTCCGCGCCTGCTTGACCCAACGCAAGAAGCGATACCGCGCTGGACGCTTCACACCGCTTATTCAACGCCACGTGCAAGGCAACCACTGGAAGCAAGGTGGTCACTGCTTCAGCAGGATCGCGTCGTGGCGACGGGCGTCATCGCGCCGTTGAATGTGCCAGCCGACTTCACCATGCCCACTGGTGGTCTTGGGCAAGGTGAGTACGAGATTGAATTGCACATCGTCGAAGGCGCAACTGTTCATCGGCAATGGCGCGAGCCGTTGAGCCTCGTGCCGCACGCGGCAGCTCGGCTGCGGTCACTGGAAGCGCAGCTCGCTTCATTTCAGAAGCAGGTCGCTGATTTTGAATGGCAGTCGGTGCGCCACTGGTTACAGATTGTGTCAGAGACCTTGGCCGGCGCCACGCCAGAGACCAATTACCCGATTGGCCGCTTGCTGGCGCAGGCTGAGCATGCTGTGGCTCAATGGCAGCAAGGCGGACGATGGTGGCAGAATCAACCCGGCGACCACTGGGTCAGCGCGCGCGTGAACGATACGATCCACTACTTCCGGCTTTTTGTGCCGGCTACGATGCTGTCGGGACCGCGTCCACTGGTCATTGCGCTGCACGGCGCTGGTGGCAACGAACATCTTTTCTTTGAAGGGTACGGACTCGGTCGTGTGCTTACGGAAGCTGCCACTCGAGGCTGGTACGTGCTGGCTCCACGCGCCGGTAGCCAATTGGATCATGTGTGGGCGGCGCTGGAGCTGGCCTATGCTCATCTCAATGTTGACCGCAGCCGCGTGCTGCTGATCGGCCATTCGATGGGCGGATTTCAAACATTCGCCGCCGCATTGCAAAATCCTACAGCGTTTGCCGGCATCGCCGTGTATGCAGCGGGCAGCGATGCCTCACTGGCGCCGTTGAAAGACAAACCAGTCTTCTTGGCCGTCGGCGCTCAGGAGCTCGCATTGCTGCGCGCCACTGTCCGTAATACCCGCGATGCCTTCAATCGGCTCGAACCATGCTGTTTTCAATACAAGGAATATGCGCCGTGCGAACATTTAATGATCGTGCGTGAGGCGCTGCCGGACTCGTTGGCATTTTTAGAATCTAAAATACAATAG
- a CDS encoding lactonase family protein, with amino-acid sequence MKNRASRYTVASIPMLCLASLLVLIIIGLGGGTLPTVSSAPLQAGRFLYAANKDSRNISMMRILATGVPVSLGAPINAGQKPHALVLHPSGQFLFVADEQAGTINTFRVNTITGVLSSAGSYAAGKQPMGVIVNPNGQYLYASNHGSDNISMFRINTATGGLIPMGSVSAGKQPLGLAIHPSGRFGLVANKGSNNLTGFRINPSTGILTPYGNPIPVGVNPTSVAISPSGTIAVVTNQQSNTLSVFAVSPSTQTLTPIGPPVPVGNGPTSVTLTPSGTALVANQNSNDVTVISVSPGGIAPIGSVPVGGSGPVSVSVDPGGGFAYVANQNSNNVSVISVSPFGQPMFVGSVPVGSTPSSVIVAP; translated from the coding sequence ATGAAGAATAGGGCTTCGCGTTACACAGTGGCGAGCATTCCGATGCTTTGCCTCGCTTCACTTCTGGTGCTGATTATCATTGGGCTTGGTGGTGGGACGCTGCCGACGGTGAGCAGCGCGCCACTTCAGGCCGGCCGATTCCTGTATGCCGCCAATAAGGACTCCAGGAATATCTCCATGATGCGCATTTTGGCGACCGGTGTACCCGTTTCGTTGGGCGCACCCATCAACGCTGGGCAAAAGCCGCATGCGTTGGTCCTGCATCCGAGCGGCCAATTTTTGTTTGTCGCTGATGAGCAAGCTGGCACGATTAATACATTTCGCGTGAATACGATCACCGGTGTGTTGTCGTCAGCCGGCTCTTATGCTGCGGGCAAACAGCCAATGGGTGTCATCGTCAATCCCAACGGCCAGTATCTGTATGCGAGCAATCACGGCAGCGACAATATCTCGATGTTCCGCATCAACACGGCGACGGGAGGATTGATTCCGATGGGCTCGGTCTCTGCCGGCAAACAGCCGTTGGGTCTGGCTATTCATCCATCGGGCCGGTTTGGTTTGGTGGCGAATAAAGGATCGAATAACCTCACTGGTTTTCGGATCAATCCGAGCACAGGGATTCTGACGCCGTATGGGAATCCGATCCCTGTGGGGGTCAATCCGACGTCGGTGGCTATTTCACCGTCTGGCACAATCGCAGTGGTGACAAACCAGCAATCCAACACCTTGTCGGTGTTCGCCGTATCGCCCTCGACACAGACGCTGACACCGATTGGCCCGCCTGTGCCGGTTGGCAATGGCCCGACATCGGTGACGTTGACGCCATCGGGCACGGCTCTCGTGGCCAATCAAAATTCGAATGATGTGACGGTGATCAGCGTCTCGCCTGGCGGCATCGCGCCGATTGGCTCCGTGCCGGTTGGCGGCAGTGGGCCGGTGTCGGTCTCGGTTGATCCAGGCGGCGGATTTGCTTACGTGGCGAATCAGAATTCGAATAACGTGAGCGTGATCTCGGTGTCGCCATTCGGCCAACCGATGTTTGTTGGGTCCGTGCCAGTTGGTTCGACGCCATCGTCGGTCATCGTCGCGCCCTGA